One window of the Nicotiana tabacum cultivar K326 chromosome 4, ASM71507v2, whole genome shotgun sequence genome contains the following:
- the LOC142179935 gene encoding uncharacterized protein LOC142179935: protein MADHSIKRPVGIIDDVLMKVGKFPLPADFVILDCVVDKQIPIILGIPFLATGRALMDSEQNEIKFRVNDKEVTFQASKGLKLPHAYESISVIDIVDKVEDAVEVKMEEECLGDPLAAILVKFYGEDMEGYMELVNALEGLGSYTYAPNKPYLDLENRVTPPAKPSIIETPQLELKTLTPYLRYKFLGSNETLHVIISSLLNDVQVEHLLNTLREHIQAIGWTIADIRGIPAGICEHKIQLEQESKPSVEHQRRQVLKRCEETNLVLNWEKCHFMVDEGIVLGHKISKKGIKVDRAKIEIISKLPPPTSVKGVQSFLGHAGFYRHFIKDFSKIANPMCKLLEKDAKFDFDEKCLKAFEELKARLATTPIIVTPDWSLPFELMCNASGVAIGAVLGQRHNKILHPVYYASKTLNSTQMNYTVTEQELLAIVYAFEKFRAYLLGSKLIV from the exons atggccgaCCATTCAATAAAGAGACCggtgggaattattgatgatgttcttatGAAAGTGGGAAAGTTCCCCCTCCCTGCCGACTTTGTTATCCTTGATTGTGTTGTTGATAAACAAATCCCTATCATCTTGGGGATACCATTCCTTGCTACTGGAAGAGCACTCATGGATTCGGAACAAAATGAGATCAAGTTCCGAGTTAATGACAAAGAGGTTACCTTTCAAGCGAGTAAGGGTCTGAAATTGCCACATGCATATGAAAGTATTTCAgtcattgatattgttgataagGTAGAGGATGCAGTCGAGGTGAAGATGGAAGAAGAATGCCTTGGTGATCCATTGGCGGCTATTTTGGTAAAATTTTATGGTGAAGACATGGAAGGATACATGGAATTGGTAAATGCATTAGAAGGGCTTGGGTCCTACACTTATGCACCAAATAAACCTTATCTTGACTTAGAGAATAGAGTCACTCCTCCCGCTAAGCCTTCAATTATCGAGACGCCACAACTTGAGCTCAAGACACTTACACCGTActtaaggtataaatttcttggctctaATGAAACTCTACATGTAATcatttcttctttgttgaatgatgtgcagGTTGAACACTTGTTGAATACTTTAAGGGAGCACATACAGGCCATTGGGTGGACAATAGCAGATATCCGAGGAATTCCCGCTGGAATTTGTGAGCACAAGATACAATTGGAGCAAGAGAGCAAACCTAGcgtggagcatcaaagaag GcaagtgctcaaaagatgtgAGGAAACCAACCTTGtgctaaattgggaaaaatgtcacttcatggtggaCGAGGGTATTGTTCTGGGCCACAAAATTTCCAAGAAAGGCATAAAGGTTGATCGGGCAAAGATCGAGATCATTTCCAAGCTTCCTCCTCCCACTTCGGTAAAAGGCGTTCAGAGCTTTTTGGGGCATGCCGGTTTTTATAGGCATTTTATCAaggacttctcaaaaattgcaaaTCCCATGTGCAAGCTCCTTGAAAAAGATGCAAAGTTTGATTTCGATGAGAAGTGCCTCAaagcttttgaggaattgaaagCGAGGCTCGCCACgacacctattattgtcacacctgATTGGTCCCTtccatttgaactcatgtgtAACGCTAGTGGTGTAGCTATTGGGGCGGTACTTGGTCAACGGCATAACAAGATCCTTCATCCTgtctactatgcaagcaagacactcAATAGCACACAAATGAATTACACGGTGACGGAGCAAGAACTTCTTGCCATTGTCTATGCTTTTGAAAAATTTCGGGCCTATTTGTTGGGGTCCAAATTGATAGTCTAA